A window of Chroicocephalus ridibundus chromosome 29, bChrRid1.1, whole genome shotgun sequence genomic DNA:
CaccggggaggcaggaggaggatggaccccccccccagccccaacattgggcccccccaccccacccccccccatccagGGCTCCGGCGCGGGAAGGCGGGGGCCGTTTGatagaggaaagggaggaaatgtGGTAAGAGCCAACGTTTCCCCCGTTGCCGGTCGGCGACTCCGCGCTCGCCGCCGGAGCATGGATCCCTGCCGGAGTTGGGGGGCCCTGGccttgctctgcctcctcctgccgggGGGTGAgttgagggggggggacacggatgGACTCCGtgtgtccctcccccccccatttcaAATTGCCCAAGGGGTGCTGGCATCCCGCTGGCGTTGCGGTTCCTCCCGGTgccttgggcgggggggggtgtccctgccggCGTGGCGGTGGAAGAAGCTGAGGGTGGTTTTTTGGGGATCccaaggaagggggggggggtgtgccgGTGctggcccccccctgcccccaacgGTGCCACTTTGGGGCTGGCCGCAGCACCACAGCCACCGGCggtgtttggggatgggggggcggcTGTTTTTTTGGCTAACGGGTGCCGAATCCCCTCTTGCGCCTCTTTtgtcgggggggggtgtgtgtgtgtgtgtggggggggggtcacacccaGCGCTGGGTCCTGCCATaactgggtgcccccccccctccccgccccctcccaggGCACCTCGATCCCTGCCAGGTGTCCATCGCCCCCCGGGATCCGGTGGTGGAATTCGGcgcttccctcctcctcaacTGCACCAGTTCCTGCCGGAATTCCAGCCGGTTGGACTGGGAGGTGCCCGTCACCAAGGTGGGGACGCGGGGACCCGGCTGGgtgtccctcagcatccccaaCGTCACCGACTGGCGCTTGAAGCTCTACTGCTACGGCATTTTCGGGGACCACCGGCCTATCGCCGCCACCACCATCTACGCTTACCGTAAGGCCcgtggtggggcgggggggggggctgtgggtgggggggggggtcccagcacccTCCCGCTCACCTTTGTCCTTCCCCGCAGGGTTTTCACCCCCCCAAATTTACCTGGAGGGTGACACGGTGGCAGGCAAAGAGACGCGCGTCACCTGCGACGTGTCCGCCCGGGtggccccccccgacccccccgatCTCCGCCTGACGCTGactgggggggggctgccccccagcacccagcggggGTCCCGGCTGGGGTTGGTTTTCACGGCGCGGCCGGAGCAGCACGGCCGGGAGGTGACGTGCGAAGCCACCTTACGCCTCGGGGGCCGCACGCTCAACGCCAGCACCGCCGCCACCCTCTGGGTGTGGGGTGAGTttgggggacaccgggggggggggcacggggcagACCTGGGTGGAaaattccctcccccccccaccccctcggcTGGAATTacccccccagcagctgggaaTGCCGGTGCCGCCGGTGCCACCTCTGGGTGCCCCGTGGTGACGGCGGTCTCCGGCATCAccgtggggaggagaaggggcacCCAACCAGGTTTTGGGTGCcacttccctgcccccccccccctctagCTGCCCCCCACCATGTCCGAGTGCAGGCGTCACGCACCGTCTTCGCCGCCGGTGACAACCTGACGGTGACGTGCCAGGCGGAGggcaacccccccgccccgcctgcgCTGGGAGCTGCCCGCCCGCTCCGACTGGGAGCTGCGGGACGACGGTGCCACCGTCACCCTCCCGGCTGCCCGACGGGTGCACGGGGGCACCTACCGCTGCCTGGCCCAGAACCGCTACGGCACCGGCGCTGCCAGCGTCGACATCCTCTTCCAAGGTGAGATGTGCCCGTGGTGGCACCCCGGTGGCACCCTGGTGACACCCGGTCACACGCCGG
This region includes:
- the LOC134507960 gene encoding intercellular adhesion molecule 3-like; translated protein: MDPCRSWGALALLCLLLPGGHLDPCQVSIAPRDPVVEFGASLLLNCTSSCRNSSRLDWEVPVTKVGTRGPGWVSLSIPNVTDWRLKLYCYGIFGDHRPIAATTIYAYRFSPPQIYLEGDTVAGKETRVTCDVSARVAPPDPPDLRLTLTGGGLPPSTQRGSRLGLVFTARPEQHGREVTCEATLRLGGRTLNASTAATLWVWAAPHHVRVQASRTVFAAGDNLTVTCQAEGNPPAPPALGAARPLRLGAAGRRCHRHPPGCPTGARGHLPLPGPEPLRHRRCQRRHPLPRILPQPLDPGGRHLGRCHRTGRCRRLLVALPRPGLEADAGWIPAQLVLPVPGSKEPFSSAFPYVFPSFSQFAGSGAWRGIGSGYGAPALGTALAPEGKILRQACNGALELAVSVQRGLVLAVSVQRGPGARACNGALELAVSVQQGLVLAVSV